The segment GTAGAGGTCTGATTCCAATGAATAAGGTGCAATGACGGTCCACAGGGTTTAAAAACATGAAGCTGTCTGACACCACCACCTCGTGAATAAATAGATCTTGTGATGCAGGAGTAATTGATTATTTCAGATTATCTGTGGAGGATATGAATTCAGTAGTGAGCTGCCCCTGTAAGCCACGTCTCAACATACTCCACACCACCATACGGTGTTTTTACAGCGACGGGTTACAAAACATGAAATTGTGAGAATGTATCTCTGACGATGCACAGATGTGTCTACAGTTATCTGTAGTGCTACTGTTACTCTATGGAGGTCAGTTCTgcattccttttctctctttgtgcaaTACGGAGGGACAAGAGACACTACTATGATAACATTCCATTGCCTGTTCCATCTCCAGAAACAAGGAAAGAGTGCAACTGTATTCATTCAGCAATCCCTGGAATTGGAATGACAAATAGGAAGTGATAGTGAAATGCACTTTGGACACAGCCAAAATGGAATTCCATAGCTGCAAGGtttctttgtgtatgtgagatacGGAATGCCCTTAATATCCAGATGTCGCTTTAGTAATGGGTATAATGGGCTGCGGTTTAACTTCTCAGTCCATAAAAGTCTCATCTCACACATCAATCTATGGTGTATAAAGCTATGCAATACACTGATCTAGATTAAAGGAGTAGGTTTTCCCTTGAGTAAACTTTCCCATCGCCTAGAATTTGAGCAAATCACTCAAACACTTGTTTCAAGTCCAAACAAGGGTCGCACATATATTTCAGCACAACATTTGAATGAACTTGTTAGATAAATTAAACTTCAACTAAACTATTTGATTAAATGGAACTAGTGGCCTACATAATTCCTACACAATTTGTCACACAATGCTTACACCCTAACAAAAGAGCATGACAAACAGTGTGAGAAACAATCTGACTGCTGACGCTACACACCATCATACTGgcaccaccccctctctccctcacctctcaaCGCCCAGGTTAGTAGTTCACACTCAGATGATGTGTAGTCTGAGATTCACCAGCTCTTGGCAATGACAGGTCCATTTTCTAATCTGGATAAATGGTCTGTGACCCTGGATTTATCACAGTTTGATGGAAGTAACAATACATTGCTTCATCTGAACTGACAATAcaatcattctttttttctactAGTTCATTTAGGTTATATCTCATGTCTTTATTTTAGTGTTGCAAGAGCCAACATAAAACTGTGACTGAAAAATAGTCTAATAACCAAAGCTTGTACAGCCTCTGCAAATCTGAACAGATTTAATTTCTGTACATACGATTAATGTAGTCTGTAAGCTTGTTTAGATGGAGTTTCATTGTCATCTTTCCtgagtttgttttttaaatctctTGATTTCCATGAACACCTGGATTTGGTAGTAGTTCCATTACTAAAATACCATAGTATGATTGATAATTTTATAAATTATAGGCTACAATGTGAGAGATGCAGTGAGCTAATCTACTGAATGAGGAAGATCTCAAGATCCTGCTATCCTAATATATGTCATACAGGAAAATCATACCGAGTTAAAAGATTCACTTGGTTGTACACTGTTGTTATGTTGTTACACCACACAGCCAAATGTATGTGTTGGACACCTGCTTATAAAACACAATATAATCATACACCTCCACCACTATGGGTAAGTTTACCATGAGGCTGCAATATTGTAACATCGATCAATATTTATACTTGAGGGTACTGAATATGGATCTTTCCCCAAGATCATGGCTAGAGCAGGATCTGCTTGTGTGTTGTATGCTAGTACAAATCAGGCAGCCATGGGCCATTACTCCTGCTCAAAGGCGTTGAGTGTTCTAATACCAGTTACACCAGCAGAACCAAACACTGCCCAAAACAGCAAATACTGGTCTGTACCATTTACCCAGCCGGAAATACAAGAAATTGAACAGACAATCTGTTCTAGACATCCACTTATCATTATCAATTTCATTTCAAGCTTTCTTCCAAAAAATATCTCAACACAGCATTCGTTTTGCTTTCATTTCCATGGAGAAAATTGCGGAAATGCTTGCATCAACATACAAAATCGAGTAGCAAGTTGCTCTCTTACGgtctttttttaaagtaaggggcAAGATCAGTGACTGAGGATCATGTGCACTAGTCTCTATAGCAAGGACAGGAGTCAATTTAATCAAACTGGTCTATTAATGAACcattaacacattttcttgtgCGGTAGCCTAATCAATATTCTGAATGTCCGATTTGAACAAAAACATCTATTAATACGACCACTtaacaaatgtaaatgtcgcTGATAAATATggacacatttgtgtttttcacttGCCGACAGATTGCCCCCCTTCAGTTTTAATCACCTTGATTCCAAACCACACGCTGTAGGCATTGGCATTAAAATGCACCCTAATCCAGGTGAACCGATCGATTTATTGGGTCTGGCAGGTAAACTGAACAGGAGTGGTCTGTGGCAAGTTGAGAGAAACCGAAATCATTTCCTGGGTTTTACTGCTCGGCTATTGAACAAGGATTTCCACTTCTGCAATTGTTCAACAACGATGAAAAGGCTTCCGTTGCCCAAATATCCTAGTCTTTAGCTCTATACATTTAATAATTGTCTCCAGGTAGGTTGTTTCATTGCTTCACCAGCACCACAACATTGGGTGACGCACTAGGTGACGCCCGTTTACATTTGTTACctagttgtctttttttttcagttcactCAGAGCGGTAGGAAAAACATCCAAGACAAATGTAACGTTACAGAGTTGCCTGTCAAAGGTCGTAGCGTACTTACCACCTGATAACACAGTGTGGGTCTTTGTAACGTGCCTGGGTTTCGAATATGATATCTGTATGCCAAGCTAAGTCAGTCTGATTGTTTGTCTTTTCAGTCGAATGGCGATGTATAAAGTTTTGTTTGTACTATGCCACCTTGTGCCATATGGACTGCCTGCATGTACGAAAAagttggaacacacacaggatattgAAGATATTTCCAACACAGGTACATTTAGAACATAGGCACCTACGTTCTACGATGTATTAAGATAAGCTAAACTGGTATATTGCCCATTTGATACGTGTTTTAAAAAGTAGGCTAATGCTTCAATCCTGTTGTATTTTTGTCTACGTTTATTTTTCCTCAGTGTTTGTGGATGGGGAAAATGCTAACAAATTCTTTAAGCGCCATCTACTGCTTAATCGGTTCGACTTTGAAATCTTTACCCCTGGTAATttggagagagaatgtatggAGGAAGTATGTAGTTACGAGGAAGCACGGGAGGTCTTCGAAAACATACCAGATACAGTTGAGTAATGCTTTATCTCTTGTTTTAAATTACACAGCGATGTGTGAACTTAGTTTATCCTGTGTTATGGGAAGATAAGTTTGCTTTAGGCTACCTGTAAGCACGTTCCGCCCACATGAGGTTTTCAGTGGTCGTGCATCAGTTCATGCCTACTACACTAATAGTTATTTAGTCTAAGTAAGATAGCACCGCAAGCCTGCTTCTTTGagtatatgaatatataaagTCGTGTATTTTACAGGATACATTTTGGAAAGCGTACACTGGTAAGTCTGATAATTTTTAGTATTGGTATTTATGGGTAGTTAAAAATAATTTGGTTGTTGGTctacattcattcactcattaaaATAAGTTATAAGTTAATTGTGAATAATAAGTCTTAAATGTTTTAGAAAGGTTTGAGTTTCGTAATGCTGTTTCCGTCTCAGTTGTAAAATGACTCACACTGCTATCTCTGATTATTGCTCTGTATAATACTGATAGGCCAGGAACAACACCCATCCCGCTTTGACGTGACTGCATTGTTGGTCGGACTCATAGCAGGTGGAGTCACACTTGTTATAATGGGCCTGCTCA is part of the Clupea harengus chromosome 6, Ch_v2.0.2, whole genome shotgun sequence genome and harbors:
- the prrg4 gene encoding transmembrane gamma-carboxyglutamic acid protein 4 is translated as MAMYKVLFVLCHLVPYGLPACTKKLEHTQDIEDISNTVFVDGENANKFFKRHLLLNRFDFEIFTPGNLERECMEEVCSYEEAREVFENIPDTDTFWKAYTGQEQHPSRFDVTALLVGLIAGGVTLVIMGLLIWYACQRRFKGGGPPGPGRARTRRSNASLIIRRLEEISLQPVGPSPPEDLDAPGLPSYQQAIATTGPHDAPPPPYPGSRPGTLRR